The following proteins are encoded in a genomic region of Micropterus dolomieu isolate WLL.071019.BEF.003 ecotype Adirondacks linkage group LG04, ASM2129224v1, whole genome shotgun sequence:
- the LOC123969369 gene encoding gastrula zinc finger protein XlCGF57.1-like has protein sequence MKMKPDGEDCGPEPARNSDPERHLQPATDDKTSHSSETDDSCDWEETKEPQSGSKPLQSNSGCNTEGKPFGCSECGKQFSHNSTMRRHMRIHSVEKPLSSFRSKRFIQRVNLTHHMTLRKGEKHHQDCRGPEPARNSDPDRHLQLDTDDKTSDCFEPKTGKSSSSSSECDNSSGHKGHLRTHNGVQKGEKPFSCSVCGKRYMLKRSLKIHMRLHSDEKGFSCSVSKSTFLSRGDVEKHKKQYSCSVCGQRFTRRSKLRHHQCVGRQASQLHQSQTEENRDSEHLNPEAGGEDCGGPEPARDSNTEGHLQPATDEKTSHFSKPETDLEETGEPQSGSNPLQNNEVPECDRECSTGKTSSSSSECATSSGHKGRLQKRKKMQTVEKVFSCSVCGKRYLVKNSLTRHMRNHPEGKHISCSVCKRTFSYRRNLSRHMKIHTGVKPFSCSVCGKTFTQKSHLRRHMEIHTGVKPFSCSVCGKTFTQKSHLRRHMEIHTRRKAISCSFCAKTFVQKSDLRRHMEIHTGEKPFSCSLCGKTFFQKSCLRLHMAIHTGEKPFSCSVCGKTFFQKSDLRRHMAIHTGEKPFSCSVCGKTFAQKSDLRRHMAIHRAEKPFNCSVCGKTFSQQANLRRHMAIHTRRKAVSCSVCGKTFAFKTHLRQHLISHKGETL, from the coding sequence ATGAAAATGAAACctgatggagaggactgtggaccagaaccagccaggaactCAGACCCCGAGAGACATTTACAACCAGCTACAGATGACAAGACGTCACACTCATCTGAAACTGATGACAGTTGTGATTGGGAGGAGACCAAGGAACCTCAATCAGGTTCGAAACCTCTGCAAAGTAACAGTGGATGTAACACTGAAGGGAAACCATTTGGATGCTCTGAGTGTGGGAAACAATTCAGCCATAATTCAACTATGAGACGACACATGAGAATTCACTCAGTAGAGAAACCATTAAGTTCATTTAGGAGTAAAAGATTTATTCAAAGGGTAAATCTGACACACCACATGACACTCCGCAAGGGGGAGAAACATCATCAGGACTGTAGAGGACCAGAACCAGCTAGGAACTCCGATCCAGATAGACATTTACAACTAGATACTGATGACAAAACTTCAGACTGCTTTGAACCCAAGACTGGAAAATCATCAAGTAGCTCCTCTGAATGTGATAACAGCTCTGGCCACAAGGGACATCTGCGGACACACAATGGAGTCCAAaaaggagagaaaccatttagttgctcagtttgtggtaaaagatacATGTTGAAGAGGTCCTTAAAGATTCACATGAGACTTCATTCAGATGAAAAAGGTTTCAGCTGCTCAGTTAGTAAAAGCACTTTTCTAAGCAGAGGAGATGTTGAGAAGCACAAGAAACAAtacagctgcagtgtttgtggcCAAAGATTCACTAGGCGGTCCAAGCTCAGACACCATCAGTGTGTTGGTCGTCAGgcctcacagcttcatcaaagccAAACAGAAGAGAACAGAGATTCAGAGCATTTAAACCCGGAAGCTGGcggagaggactgtggaggaccagaaccagccaggGACTCGAATACCGAGGGACATTTACAACCAGCTACTGATGAGAAGACTTCACACTTCTCTAAACCTGAGACTGATTTGGAGGAGACCGGGGAACCTCAGTCAGGTTCAAACCCTCTTCAAAACAATGAAGTACCTGAATGTGATCGGGAATGTAGTACTGGAAAGACATCAAGTAGCTCCTCTGAATGTGCTACAAGCTCTGGCCACAAGGGACGTCTGCAGAAACGCAAGAAAATGCAAACAGTAGAGAAAGTGTTTagttgctcagtttgtggtaaaagatacTTAGTGAAGAACTCCTTAACGAGACATATGAGAAATCATCCAGAAGGAAAACATatcagctgctcagtttgtaaaaGAACTTTCAGTTACAGAAGGAATTTGTCCAGACACATGAAAATCCACACAGGGGTCAAACCCTtcagttgttctgtctgtggtaagACATTTACCCAAAAGTCACATCTGAGACGACATATGGAAATCCACACAGGGGTCAAACCCTtcagttgttctgtctgtggtaagACATTTACCCAAAAGTCACATCTGAGACGACATATGGAAATCCACACAAGGAGGAAAGCCATCAGTTGTTCGTTCTGTGCAAAAACATTTGTCCAAAAGTCAGATCTGAGACGACATATGGaaatccacacaggggagaaacccttCAGTTGTTCTCTCTGTGGTAAAACATTTTTCCAAAAGTCTTGTCTGAGACTACATATGGcaatccacacaggggagaaacccttcagttgttctgtctgtggtaaaaCATTTTTCCAAAAGTCAGATCTGAGACGACATATGGcaatccacacaggggagaaacccttcagttgttctgtctgtggtaaaaCGTTTGCCCAAAAGTCAGATCTGAGACGACATATGGCAATCCACAGAGCGGAGAAACCCTTCaattgttctgtctgtggtaaaacattttcacaacaaGCAAATCTGAGACGACATATGGCAATCCACACAAGGAGGAAAGCAGtcagttgttctgtctgtggtaaaaCATTTGCCTTTAAGACACATCTGAGACAACACTTGATTAGCCACAAGGGAGAAACCCTTTAG